One Rhodoflexus caldus genomic window, CACTTGAACAAGAAAATGGCATGTTTCCCTTTTCCGTTTGGTGTCCCTTTTTCTGCCAACAAAAAACCCGCTTAGAGATGCTTCTAAGCGGGTTTTTAGTGCGAAAGTGCCCAGAAGAGGATTCGAACCTCCACGCCATTACAGCGCCGCCACCTGAAGACGGTGCGTCTACCAATTTCGCCATCTGGGCGTTTTGTGGGCACAAAGATGTTGTGCTTTGCTTTTATTTGCAATACCTTCACCCAAAAAACATTAACTTTTTTCGTCTGCCATGTTGTTTCGCCCTTTCAAAACAAGCGATGTAGAGCCATTAACCCTGATTGCCAATGATTTCAGCATTTGGGAAAATGTACGCGACCATTTCCCGCATCCTTACCGCATGGAAGATGCCGTGCGATGGATAGACTTTTGCAACGCACCCGAACAAACTACCAACTTTGCCATTGAATACCGCGGGCAACTGGCAGGCAGTATTGGCATTTTTCTGCGCGAAGGCAACGAACGTTTTACCGGCGAAATCGGCTATTGGTTGGGGAAAGAGTTTCGCGGCAAGGGTATCATGCAGCAGGTCATACCCGACTTTTGCCGCTATTGTTTTCAAACATTTGGCCTGAAACGCATTGAAGCTATTGTTTTTGCACCCAATGAAGCCTCCAAAAAAGTACTGGAAAAATCAGGGTTTCAGTTGGAAGCCATCCATAAAGATGCCTATTACAAGTGTGGCGAAATTATTGACGGCTGGCGATATGCCATTTTTCCTGCTGTTGATGAATTTATGCCAGATGCAACTTCTTCATCTTAGCTTTTAGCGTATTGAGGCTAATGCCCAAGGCTTTGGCAGTATGCGTCAGGTTATGACGGAAATGTTGCAACGCCCGCTGTATATGTGCTTTTTCCACTTCTTCCATGTGCCAGCCGACCGGATGATGAATGTTTATGTCCGACTCGCTGTTATCTATTTCGTGCAGCACCATCTCCACCGTAACGCGAGGTTCGTGGCGATAAAAAACATACAGCCCGGCAATCAGATTTTGCAACTGCCTGATGTTGCCGGGAAAGTTGCATCGGATAATAAAATCTGTTGCCTCTGCGGAAATCGTCATTTTTCTGCCGTGATTGAGTTTTCGGGCTTGCTGTTCCCATAGGAAAATAAACAACTGCCGTCGGTCGTCTTCGGGTAAATCAGACCACGCAGGCAAGCGAATGGGGGCAGGATTCAGCCGATAGTAAAGGTCATCGCGGAAGCGACCTTGAGCAATCATCTGCGGCAAGTTGCGGTGAGTTGCGGCAATAATCCGTACATTCACCTTGCGGGGGCGCGTATCGCCCAGCGGAGTAATCAGCCCGTCTTGCAGCACCCGCAGCAAGGACTGTTGCAGCAGCAGCGAAGCATCGCCAATTTCATCCAAAAAAAGCGTGCCGCCGTCGGCTGCTTCAAAATAGCCGACGCGACTTTCTACCGCTCCCGTGAAAGCGCCTTTCTTGTATCCGAAAAGCTCGGCGCGAAGCAGTTCATCGGGCATGGCGGCGCAATTGACGGCCAGAAATCTTCCCTTGCCCGAAATATGGTGGATATGCCGCGCCAGTTGTTCTTTTCCCGAGCCGGAAGCGCCTGTGATGAGTGCGGGGAAATTGGGCAAAGAGGCAACCTGTTCTGCCCGATGGTAGGCCGAACGCATGGCAGGCGTAATGCAGGTATCGGCAGAGCGACTGTCGCCCCGGGTGTACATCAGCAAGCCGTAGGCCTGTGTGGATTGTTGTTTGGTAAGGTCTATCTCCAAAATTTCAGGCCGCCCGCTTTCCGTAAATTCGGGTTTGCGCATATGAAACAGGCGCGTAAAATCGCGGCAGGTAGTCAGGCAGCAAAGCACCCATGCCAGTTGCATCATCTGATACCCTGCATTGTAAAAAATATTCACCCTGCTGTCATCCCGAAGGTGCAACAAAAAAGACTCAACCTCTCCTTTGATACGAGCTAAATCTATCGGGTCGGGGATGTTCATATACACAGGCGTAATGCGATGCGCAGGAAAATCGCGCCCAAGCCTTTGCAGCATAGCCGTCATTTGCGTATCCTCGGGCTGTGAGGCTTTCATAGAGAGCAGATAGTGCCTGTCGCAATCGTGTTCGGGTATATAGTAGCGATGCAGCCGCCAAGTCATTCCGTTAATTGCAGGTACATGAGGATGGTCTTTTTCAAAATCAAAGCGATAGTCTAACCAAGAAACCAGAACATTTTTCATTGCATCTCTACCTGTTCATTGTATCTCACGTCGGTAATTTCCATTTGCAACCACGTCCAATCCTCTTCGGGGAGCTTCCATGTGGCTCGTACCTTGGAAGGAACGCGGATGCCATTGAAAGTACGCCAATTTTCGGCCGTAATTATCCATTCATGCTGTCGGGCATTCTCTTCGCTGCCCATGTAGCGCATGGCATTGAATGAGACCAAATCTCCATCGGGCGTAAAGTGGAAAATGCCGCTGCCTGTTGTTTCTCCGTAGGTCATGGTAGCGCGGGCGCTGTTGTCGTCTACGGCTTCCCACCGAATGGCAGGATGCAGCGCTGCGGACGGCAGCCAGACGATTTCCCCCAGATAGCGCTGCATGGTTCCTGTGTTGATTTTCTCATTGTCTTTACTGTCCACCATAGCAAAAGCACCCCAGAGTTGAATCTGCATCTGTCCTTTACCACCATTGAAACGGTCTCTGCCCAAAAAATAGACCAAAGGCATCATTTGTACAGTTGTTTCCCAGATAAAAGCAGGCTGCCGGACGGCATAGTATTGCACAGCGGTTGCAGAGAGCCAGTCTTTTTGTTCGGGTTTCATTTGCATCCGAATAGCCTGTGCCACTTGCGCCCGATAAATTTCAGGCTTACCTACCATGCCGGAACGACGTATCCAACGTGCTACGGGCGATGGCAAATCGGTAAGCAAGGTATCGGTAACTATCATCGGCTCGCGGGCAGCAAGCCGTCCTATCATCTGCTCCACCTGTCGGGTTGTTTCCCGATGGAAATTATAGGTAAAAAAAGCCGCCAGCACGGCAGGTAATATCATCAAATTTGCAACAGTGCCAAAGCGGGCATCTTCCCAGAACCCAATAATCAGGATTTGGGAAATTACGATTGCCACAGCACCGCTCAACCACCAATAGCGGCTTTCGCCAAAGCACAACGCCGCCGTCAGCAAAAACTGAATAGCGGCCAGCAGCCACAAAATGCCCCATGCTTTGCTGATGGGCAGTGTCAATTCTTTCACGGGCGAAATAGCAAAAGCCTTTACAAAGCCTAACAGATGAATAAGGCCGTGCAGACAGATGACAGCCAACAGAAAGTAGCGCATGGCAGTAGGTTACGTAAGTTTAGTTTCATTCCAAATTTACGGAAACGGCCTGTTTCGTTCCGATTTTTTTGTTAATTGATTCCAAAAACTGCCGCTATGTCTACCAACCAATCGCCCATCAGAGGACTGACCGATGCCGAAGTGCTTGCCTCACGGGATAAACACGGCGCAAATGTGATTGATTATCAGGAAAAAAACGGCCTGTGGGAAGTTATAAAGGGGCTTGCCAAAGAGCCTATGGTAATACTTCTGCTCATTACTGCGGCTATCTATTTTTTCAGTGGCGATGTAGAGGACGCTGTTTTTATGGCTGTGGCCATTGTATTTGTGGCAACCATTTCCATCTATCAGGATGCCCGCACCAGAAATGCCTTAGAAAAACTGAAAAGCATCACACAACCCAATTGCAAAGTCATTCGCAACGGAGAAACCATAGAAATCCCCACAGCCGAATTGGTAATAGGCGATGCAATGGTGGTAGAGGAAGGAACTTCCGTTCCGGCAGACGGTATCATTTTGCAGGCCAATGATTTCTCGGTCAATGAATCGCTGCTCACGGGCGAATCGCTACCCGTTTACAAAGATGCAAGCGTACAATCTCCTGTTTTTCAAGGCACTACAGTTGCCAGCGGCTTGGCAATTGCCCAAGTAAACGCTATTGGCAAAGAAACGCAGCTTGGCAAAATCGGTAAGCAGTTGGAAAGCATCAGCGAAGAAGCTACGCCTTTGGAACGCCAAATCAACCACTTTGTGCGCATGATGGTGATAGCAGGCACAGCGGTATTTGCCTTTGTATGGCTGCTGAACTGGTTTCGCTCGGGGTTAGTAGTGGACAGTTTGCTGAAAGCGCTTACGCTTGCCATGAGCATCTTGCCCGAAGAAATACCGGTAGCATTTACCACTTTTATGGCATTAGGCGCATGGCGGCTGATGAAAAAAGGGATTCTGATTAAGCAAATCAAAACCGTAGAAACGCTGGGCAGTGCCAATGTGATTTGCATAGACAAAACCGGCACTATTACCGAAAATCGTATGCAGTTGGTACAGGTTGTTCCCGGCGATAGCCTTAGCAAAGAGGATGTCGTGCGCATGGCCATGTGGGCCAGCGAACCCGTTCCTTTTGACCCAATGGAAACAGCCTTGCATGAGGCTTATGCAGCAGCCGCATCTGTTGATGAACGACAGTATTTCCGCATCATCCACGAGTATCCGCTGGATGGCAAACCGCCCATGATGACCCATGTGTTTGCCAACAGCGAAGGCAAGCGCATTATTGCTGCCAAAGGTGCGCCGGAAGCTATTTTGGCACTATCTGTACTTACTCGGGAAGAAAAATCGGCTATTGAACAGCAAGTACAAACGCTTGCTGCAGAGGGGTATCGCATATTGGCCGTAGGTGAGGCCTTGTTCAAAGGCGATGTTTTCCCGCCCCGACAGCAGGATTTTCAATTGCAGTACTACGGTCTGGTAGCATTTTACGACCCGCCCAAATCCAATATGCGTACCGTTTTGCAGGATTTTTACCGTGCAGGCATTTCCGTCAAAATCATCACCGGCGACAATGCACTCACTACCCAATCCATAGCCCGCGAAATCGGTTTTGCAGGTGCTGCCGGCAGCATCAGCGGCGAAGCACTGATGGCACTTTCCGAAGCGGAACTGCGGCAAACAGTGCAGGCAACCAATATCTTCACCCGCATGTTTCCCGAGGCCAAACTGCGGATTATCAATGCGTTAAAGGCCAACCAGAACATAGTGGCCATGACAGGCGACGGCGTAAACGATGCCCCCGCACTCAAAGCCGCACACATAGGGATTGCAATGGGCAAAAAAGGCACGGAAATAGCCCGACAAGCAGCCTCTCTCATTTTGGTAGCCGATGACCTTTCCAAAATGGTAGAGGCCGTAGCAATGGGCAGGCGTATTTATACCAATCTGAAAAAAGCCATTCAGTACATCATCTCCATCCACATTCCCATCATTCTGACCGTTTTCCTGCCGTTAGTGCTGAACTGGATTTATCCACATATTTTCTCACCCGTTCACATTATTTTCTTTGAACTGATTATGGGGCCTACCTGCTCTATCATCTACGAAAACGAGCCGATGGAAGCCTATGCCATGGAGCAGCCGCCGCGTCCTTTCAGCACCACCTTTTTCCGATGGAAGGAGTTGATAACCAGCATTATACAAGGTCTGTTTATCACAGCGGGGACGCTCACGGCTTATCAGGTAGCAGTTCATCAGGGGGCGGATGAAATGCTGACACGCACGATGGTTTTTGCGACACTCATCAGTGCCAATATTTTTCTGACATTGGTCAATCGCTCTTTCAGGTACTCTGTGCTGCACACTTTGCGTTATGCCAATCCGCTCATTCCGCTGATTATCGGCATCACCACAGCATTATCCGCCATGTTTATCTATTGGCAACCTGTGGCACATTTTTTCGGATTTAGGCCGCTTAATTTGGCAGAAGCAGGCACGAGCATAGCTATTGGTTTTGTTTCTGTCATTTGGTACGAAGCCGTAAAGAAACTGAAACAGTGATTCAAAACAACGAAGCCATCCTCCGTATGCAGGAGAATGGCTTCAAAATAACACAGGATAATTTATTACTTACTGTTGTTTACGATGTACTCAACTTTTGCCAGTTTTTTCTGGGCGGTAGTCAGTTCCGATGCTTCGGAGTACTTATCAACAATGGTTCTGTAAGCCATTACCGCATTGGCATAATCTTTTTTCAGTTCGTATGCCAAACCGAGTTTTAACAGATAAGCAGGCGTAAAGGCATCGTTCGGATAGTGCTCGGAAGCCTTTTTGTAGTACTTAATCGCATTATCCAAATCTTTTTTCTCCATGTAGGCATCGCCAATCAGGCTGTAAGCACGCGCCTGAACAAGCCAATCGTCGGCATCAAATTTTTCCAGATTTTTAATAGCTTCGTCATATTTGCCTTCTTTCAGTTGGGCAACACCCAAGTAGAAGGCCGCTAACTCACCGGCATCAGTGCTTCCGTATTGGTCTACGATTTTCTCCAAACCAATCGTGGTGTTGTTATTGTCGCCTTTGATGGCTTTGTTGATAGAGTCTTTTTCAATGTAGAAAACGGTAGGGAAAAGCTCGTTTTGGGCTTTGATATTGTTCTGTTCACTGAAATACTTCCAGCCAATTACGCCGCCAATCAGGGCAAGCACGCCCACACCAATACCAATTACCAATTGGCGGTTATTTTTAGCAAACTCTTCTGTTTTGCTGAGCTGTTCCTGCAATGCTTCCGGACTTTCAAAAATTTCTATGCCGGCTTTGTCTTTCTCTGCCATTGTCGTTTTCAATTTTGAGAGCGCAAAGTTATGTTTCCCACCTGAATTGTGGAACAACTTGCGCTATTTATTTTGTAAAGGAAGGTTAAAACTCAAATATGGCGTTCGGCATGGTAAGAAGAACGCACCAGCGGCCCCGATTCAACGTACTTGAAACCGCGCTTCAAACCTTCTTCTTTGTACATGGCAAACTTATCGGGGTGGATGTATTCCACTACTTCGAGGTGCATCTTGGTAGGTTGCAAGTACTGCCCCAGTGTCAGCACATCCAAGCCGTTGGCAATCAGATCATCCATGATTTCAAATACCTCCTCGTCGGTTTCGCCCAAGCCCAGCATGATGCCGCTTTTGGTGCGCTTGCCGTATTCTTTGGTCAGGCGGATTTGCTCGAGGCTGCGCTCGTATTTTGCCTGCGGGCGCACACGGCGGTAGAGGCGCTTTACGGTCTCCATGTTGTGCGAAACCACCTCCTGCCCTGCCGAAATCATCCGATACAAAGCATCCCAGTTGCCTTTCACATCCGGAATAAGGGTTTCTATGGTTGTTTCGGGACAGCGTTCTTTCACGGCACGCACCGTCTGATACCATATTTCCGCACCTCGGTCTTTGAGTTCGTCGCGGTTGACCGAAGTAATTACGGCATGTTTCACACCCATCAGCTCAATGGCTTCCGCAACGCGCCGCGGTTCGTCGGTATCGTACTCATTGGGGCGGCCTGTGGCAACTGCACAGAAGGTGCAACTGCGTGTACATACATTCCCCAAAATCATAAAAGTGGCTGTGCCTGCGCCCCAGCACTCGCCCATATTGGGGCAGTTGCCGCTTTCGCAGATGGTATGCAGTTTATATGTATCCACCAGTTTGCGCACCTTGGCATATTCGGGGCCTATCGGGAGCTTTACGCGCAGCCAGTCGGGCTTCCGTGCACGCACAGGCGCTTCGACGGGAGGAGTATTGCCAAGAACGGGAAGTTCTATCATGTCCATCGGATATCAATATTTAGCTTGTAAACACAAATTTACAGGCAGATGTTTAGCCTGACAAGTATTCCGTCAGTTGTTTCGCGCAGGTACGGATGCCATTACTCGCTCGTACATAGCTTCGTACAAGGGGCGGATTTTGTGTACGTCAAACTCTTGCGCACGTTTGAGCGCATTGGCCTTGAATTCTGGTAGTTTATCGTCCTGCAAAATAACAAGTGCATTTTTCACCATATCATCCACATCGCCCACATCACTCATAAAGCCCGTAACCCCGTGTATGTTCAGCTCGGGCAGGCCACCGGTATTGCTGGAAATCACCGGCACTTCGCAGGCCATTGCTTCAAGGGCTGCCAAACCAAAGCTCTCTTTCTCGGAAGGCATCAAAAACAAATCGGCCACAGAGAGCACCTCTTCTATGGCATCTAATTTGCCCAAAAAGCGGATGTCGTCCATCAAACCGTTGTCTTGGCAGAGTTGCTCAATGCGCCGACGCTCGGGGCCGTCGCCAATCAGCAACATTTTGACGGGGATTTGCTGCCTCAGTCTGCAAAAAACCTTGATGGCGTCGTCTATGCGTTTCACTTTGCGGAAGTTGGACGTATGCACAATCAGGCGCTCTCCGTTGGGGCAAATGGCTTTTTTGAAGTGTTCCTTTTGTTGCTTCTTGAAGCGCGTAAGGTCAATAAAGTTGGGAATTACTTCAATCTGCTTGGTTATTTCAAAATGTTCGTAAGTATCGGCGCGCAGGCTTTCCGAAACTGTTGTAACGCCGTCGGACTGGTTGATGCTGAAAGTTACAACCGGCGCGTAACTTTCGTCTTTACCTACAAGGGTAATGTCGGTACCGTGCAGTGTGGTAACAAAAGGCACATAAAGCCCTTGCGTTTTCAGAATTTCGCGTGCCATATATGCCGCCGAAGCGTGGGGAATCGCATAGTGGACGTGTAACAAATCCAATTGTTCAAATTTGGCTACATTGACCATTTTGCTGGCAAGTGCCAATTCATACGGCGGGTATTCAAACAAAGGATACGTGCGAATATCCACCTTATGATAATAAATATTTTCATCAAAAAGTGCCATTCGCGTAGGCTGGTCGTAGGTAATAAAATGGATTTCATGTCCTTGCCGTGCCAGCGCATTGCCTAATTCGGTGGCTACTACTCCACTGCCGCCAAATGTCGGGTAGCAAACGATGCCTATTTTCATGTAAAAAGGTTTTCGCGAGTAAAAATCAGGAGTAAGTTGTATGTTTTACACTGTAATAACTAATGCAACAGGTCTGGCCGCTCAAAAGTTTACACAAAGTTCATGTATTTGCGTATAAACATCACCGATTGACCTGCATTTAATGTGCAGGCAACAAAAATCACATGATTCACATTCAAAAAGCAAGCAATCTGCCCGACACAAAAAACGAACAGATTACTTGTTGAATAATGCAAAAAAACCTGACAGGCTTTTGTAGCCTATCAGGTTTAAATAGCTGCTTTTCAGAAATTTACACAAAATATTTTTCGCAAATCACTTGCGCTTTTGTATAGCATTGAAGGCGGTAGTTTACACGCGCTCTACAATCAATGCAGAAGCGCCGCCGCCGCCGTTGCAGATGGCAGCCAAGCCGTATTTGCCATTGCGCTGATGCAGCACGTTCACCAGCGTGGTGATGATGCGCGCACCTGAGCAGCCCAACGGGTGGCCAATAGATACAGCGCCACCGTTTACGTTTACTTTGGCT contains:
- a CDS encoding GNAT family N-acetyltransferase; its protein translation is MLFRPFKTSDVEPLTLIANDFSIWENVRDHFPHPYRMEDAVRWIDFCNAPEQTTNFAIEYRGQLAGSIGIFLREGNERFTGEIGYWLGKEFRGKGIMQQVIPDFCRYCFQTFGLKRIEAIVFAPNEASKKVLEKSGFQLEAIHKDAYYKCGEIIDGWRYAIFPAVDEFMPDATSSS
- a CDS encoding sigma 54-interacting transcriptional regulator, translated to MKNVLVSWLDYRFDFEKDHPHVPAINGMTWRLHRYYIPEHDCDRHYLLSMKASQPEDTQMTAMLQRLGRDFPAHRITPVYMNIPDPIDLARIKGEVESFLLHLRDDSRVNIFYNAGYQMMQLAWVLCCLTTCRDFTRLFHMRKPEFTESGRPEILEIDLTKQQSTQAYGLLMYTRGDSRSADTCITPAMRSAYHRAEQVASLPNFPALITGASGSGKEQLARHIHHISGKGRFLAVNCAAMPDELLRAELFGYKKGAFTGAVESRVGYFEAADGGTLFLDEIGDASLLLQQSLLRVLQDGLITPLGDTRPRKVNVRIIAATHRNLPQMIAQGRFRDDLYYRLNPAPIRLPAWSDLPEDDRRQLFIFLWEQQARKLNHGRKMTISAEATDFIIRCNFPGNIRQLQNLIAGLYVFYRHEPRVTVEMVLHEIDNSESDINIHHPVGWHMEEVEKAHIQRALQHFRHNLTHTAKALGISLNTLKAKMKKLHLA
- a CDS encoding DUF6544 family protein — its product is MRYFLLAVICLHGLIHLLGFVKAFAISPVKELTLPISKAWGILWLLAAIQFLLTAALCFGESRYWWLSGAVAIVISQILIIGFWEDARFGTVANLMILPAVLAAFFTYNFHRETTRQVEQMIGRLAAREPMIVTDTLLTDLPSPVARWIRRSGMVGKPEIYRAQVAQAIRMQMKPEQKDWLSATAVQYYAVRQPAFIWETTVQMMPLVYFLGRDRFNGGKGQMQIQLWGAFAMVDSKDNEKINTGTMQRYLGEIVWLPSAALHPAIRWEAVDDNSARATMTYGETTGSGIFHFTPDGDLVSFNAMRYMGSEENARQHEWIITAENWRTFNGIRVPSKVRATWKLPEEDWTWLQMEITDVRYNEQVEMQ
- a CDS encoding cation-translocating P-type ATPase, whose amino-acid sequence is MSTNQSPIRGLTDAEVLASRDKHGANVIDYQEKNGLWEVIKGLAKEPMVILLLITAAIYFFSGDVEDAVFMAVAIVFVATISIYQDARTRNALEKLKSITQPNCKVIRNGETIEIPTAELVIGDAMVVEEGTSVPADGIILQANDFSVNESLLTGESLPVYKDASVQSPVFQGTTVASGLAIAQVNAIGKETQLGKIGKQLESISEEATPLERQINHFVRMMVIAGTAVFAFVWLLNWFRSGLVVDSLLKALTLAMSILPEEIPVAFTTFMALGAWRLMKKGILIKQIKTVETLGSANVICIDKTGTITENRMQLVQVVPGDSLSKEDVVRMAMWASEPVPFDPMETALHEAYAAAASVDERQYFRIIHEYPLDGKPPMMTHVFANSEGKRIIAAKGAPEAILALSVLTREEKSAIEQQVQTLAAEGYRILAVGEALFKGDVFPPRQQDFQLQYYGLVAFYDPPKSNMRTVLQDFYRAGISVKIITGDNALTTQSIAREIGFAGAAGSISGEALMALSEAELRQTVQATNIFTRMFPEAKLRIINALKANQNIVAMTGDGVNDAPALKAAHIGIAMGKKGTEIARQAASLILVADDLSKMVEAVAMGRRIYTNLKKAIQYIISIHIPIILTVFLPLVLNWIYPHIFSPVHIIFFELIMGPTCSIIYENEPMEAYAMEQPPRPFSTTFFRWKELITSIIQGLFITAGTLTAYQVAVHQGADEMLTRTMVFATLISANIFLTLVNRSFRYSVLHTLRYANPLIPLIIGITTALSAMFIYWQPVAHFFGFRPLNLAEAGTSIAIGFVSVIWYEAVKKLKQ
- a CDS encoding tetratricopeptide repeat protein, translating into MAEKDKAGIEIFESPEALQEQLSKTEEFAKNNRQLVIGIGVGVLALIGGVIGWKYFSEQNNIKAQNELFPTVFYIEKDSINKAIKGDNNNTTIGLEKIVDQYGSTDAGELAAFYLGVAQLKEGKYDEAIKNLEKFDADDWLVQARAYSLIGDAYMEKKDLDNAIKYYKKASEHYPNDAFTPAYLLKLGLAYELKKDYANAVMAYRTIVDKYSEASELTTAQKKLAKVEYIVNNSK
- the lipA gene encoding lipoyl synthase, with the protein product MIELPVLGNTPPVEAPVRARKPDWLRVKLPIGPEYAKVRKLVDTYKLHTICESGNCPNMGECWGAGTATFMILGNVCTRSCTFCAVATGRPNEYDTDEPRRVAEAIELMGVKHAVITSVNRDELKDRGAEIWYQTVRAVKERCPETTIETLIPDVKGNWDALYRMISAGQEVVSHNMETVKRLYRRVRPQAKYERSLEQIRLTKEYGKRTKSGIMLGLGETDEEVFEIMDDLIANGLDVLTLGQYLQPTKMHLEVVEYIHPDKFAMYKEEGLKRGFKYVESGPLVRSSYHAERHI
- the bshA gene encoding N-acetyl-alpha-D-glucosaminyl L-malate synthase BshA → MKIGIVCYPTFGGSGVVATELGNALARQGHEIHFITYDQPTRMALFDENIYYHKVDIRTYPLFEYPPYELALASKMVNVAKFEQLDLLHVHYAIPHASAAYMAREILKTQGLYVPFVTTLHGTDITLVGKDESYAPVVTFSINQSDGVTTVSESLRADTYEHFEITKQIEVIPNFIDLTRFKKQQKEHFKKAICPNGERLIVHTSNFRKVKRIDDAIKVFCRLRQQIPVKMLLIGDGPERRRIEQLCQDNGLMDDIRFLGKLDAIEEVLSVADLFLMPSEKESFGLAALEAMACEVPVISSNTGGLPELNIHGVTGFMSDVGDVDDMVKNALVILQDDKLPEFKANALKRAQEFDVHKIRPLYEAMYERVMASVPARNN